The following are encoded together in the Hydractinia symbiolongicarpus strain clone_291-10 chromosome 14, HSymV2.1, whole genome shotgun sequence genome:
- the LOC130626191 gene encoding supervillin-like, with protein sequence MADVFDFDDLEVHNSQSQNRSVKAFADQRRKVKPNRKHIASRNPVKVLQSRDNVKNDMFEGDSDDDDDDDDEDGHEEKTKNQVNGIKSAKQPQLIGRHGGINIGKVKEREVSLATDAKRGLESKEDIHGASRSLRVTEKDNKTGVGTEKTNPYDGVKDVMFFHIKGARHIQTRLIEPKTASMNSGDVFVLVTPKYVHQWNGKNCSIMEKARGSEVSAVIQQWKELGCQAVTVNVMDENREKPGVMTKQFWKILGDKKDIKKIDDVLDDKGFEKSILTSNKFYEIKCDMPDDEDSECWLEVIDEYSGKVPSKNWLDSSKAYVLDFGTEVYSWIGRHTKGAPRKNAADIGLEHYNKGYKTDAKVHPFNLNEENSQVSKKSKRPEWSVYGRMAEKTENVAFRRKFYDWPDPVDLKVKTVEAKVHAQLTKEYSNEPTTASLLPVSGKTLVQPTEEPLMILDGSFIGRGKGMRDEETLFKYGVTLNELQIWQVSGSAFEELPKNRYGVFYSSEAYIIKWNFQIFRTGIRHLKGGKSKQDDVGKDRIFFFFWQGKDCSASDKGTAALMTVEMDTEEGPQIPVNQGREPPAFYQLFDGKMVVHAGKLCDDDKYSKTRIYQVRNEVDVETVLMEVPLSSASLRSRGSFLLADVTNKVLYAWHGNKATSTTQERAVEAAKHFRDRISELHSRRLKIRELCEGDEDDDFWDALGDDFDYMSYLGVSKPFDFTPRCFAFDSLHGYFQHTEITSTAYHPDYICPFPIIQQDLHELSQPGLVFIDAKHKMFLWQGWWPASDDETIDATGPNTRAEKHRFDVNRKLAMQSIKNYAEEKGRSLSRAFIVFAGCEPLEFKNLFPWWEESEDITQRQLEAGHKQGEKQKLNVVLSQLEKDEYTLAELTATPLPEGVDPTRLEQYLNKPEFKKLFGVSKDEFPKLPRWKQIELKKKTCLF encoded by the exons atggctgatgtttttgattttgatgATTTGGAAGTACATAACAGTCAAAGCCAAAACAGaag TGTAAAAGCATTTGCAGACCAACGTCGGAAGGTGAAACCTAATAGAAAGCACATTGCCAGTCGTAATCCAGTAAAAGTTTTACAATCTCGTGACAATGTGAAGAATGACATGTTTGAAGGGGAtagtgatgatgatgacgatgatgacgatgaagATGGACATGAGGAAAAGACG AAAAATCAGGTTAATGGAATTAAAAGTGCGAAACAACCTCAGTTGATTGGAAGACATGGAGGAATTAACATTGGCAAAGTGAAAG AAAGAGAAGTCTCACTAGCAACTGATGCAAAAAGAGGCCTGGAAAGTAAAGAAGACATTCATGGTGCAAGTCGTTCTTTACGTGTTACTGAAAAAGACAACAAGACCGGAGTTGGAACTGAAAAAACAAACCCGTACGATGGTGTTAAGGATGTTATGTTTTTTCACATTAAAG GAGCACGACATATACAAACCCGTTTAATTGAGCCGAAAACAGCATCAATGAATTCTGGTGATGTATTTGTTCTTGTTACACCTAAATATGTGCATCAATGGAATGGAAAGAATTGCAGTATTATGGAGAAAGCTAGG GGCTCTGAAGTATCTGCAGTTATCCAGCAATGGAAGGAACTCGGCTGTCAAGCTGTGACAGTGAATGTGATGGACGAAAACAGAGAAAAACCTGGTGTGATGACCAAACAGTTTTGGAAGATTCTTGGTGATAAAAAAGACATAAAAA AAATAGATGATGTTTTGGATGACAAAGGTTTTGAGAAAAGTATCTTGACGTCAAATAAATTCTATGAAATAAAATGTGACATGCCTGATGATGAGGATTCAGAGTGCTGGCTTGAAGTAATAGATGAATATTCTGGAAAAGTGCCATCAAAAAATTGGCTGGACTCTTCCAAA GCATATGTACTTGATTTTGGTACAGAAGTCTACTCATGGATAGGCAGGCATACAAAAGGTGCACCCAGAAAGAATGCTGCTGATATTGGCTTGGAACATTACAACAAAG GTTACAAAACAGATGCAAAGGTTCACCCTTTCAATCTGAATGAAGAAAATTCTCAAGTTTCTAAAAAATCGAAAAGACCTGAATGGTCAGTTTATGGACGAATGGCTGAAAAAACTGAAAATGTTGCTTTTCGTAGAAAATTCTATGATTGGCCAGATCCAGTtgatttaaaagtgaaaacagtcGAAGCCAAAGTTCATGCTCAA TTGACGAAAGAATACAGTAATGAACCAACTACTGCTAGCTTATTACCTGTATCAGGGAAAACGCTTGTACAACCCACTGAAGAACCGTTAATGATCTTAGATG GATCATTTATTGGTCGTGGTAAAGGTATGCGCGATGAAGAAACGTTATTTAAATATGGTGTAACTTTGAATGAATTACAAATTTGGCAGGTGTCTGGGAGTGCTTTTGAAGAACTTCCTAAAAACCGATACGGTGTATTTTACTCTTCAGAAG CTTACATCATCAAGTGGAACTTTCAAATCTTTCGAACTGGTATTCGACATTTAAAAGGAGGGAAATCAAAACAAGATGATGTTGGTAAAGATCGtatattctttttcttctgGCAAGGTAAAGATTGTTCAGCGAGTGATAAAGGTACAGCGGCATTGATGACAGTTGAAATGGATACTGAGGAAGGACCACAG ataccAGTTAACCAAGGTAGAGAACCACCTGCATTTTATCAATTGTTTGATGGAAAAATGGTGGTGCATGCTGGAAA GCTTTGTGACGATGATAAATATTCGAAAACACGTATATATCAAGTTCGAAATGAAGTGGATGTTGAAACAGTGTTAATGGAGGTACCATTATC TTCTGCTTCACTGCGTTCACGAGGTTCATTTCTTCTTGCTGACgtaacaaataaagtattatATGCATGGCATGGTAACAAAGCAACATCTACCACGCAAGAGAGAGCTGTTGAAGCTGCAAAACATTTTCGTGACAG GATATCTGAGCTACATTCACGCAGATTAAAGATACGTGAATTGTGTGAAGGTGACGAAGATGACGATTTCTGGGATGCTCTTGGTGATGATTTCGACTATATGTCATACTTGGGAG tatCAAAACCGTTCGACTTTACACCGCGATGTTTTGCTTTTGACAGTCTCCATGGATACTTCCAACACACTGAGATCACCAGCACGGCGTACCACCCAGATTATATTTGTCCCTTTCCAATTATCCAGCAAGACCTTCACGAACTTTCGCAACCAG GACTGGTTTTTATTGACGcaaaacacaaaatgtttttatggcAGGGATGGTGGCCGGCTAGTGATGACGAAACGATCGATGCTACAGGTCCAAACACACGGGCAGAAAAACATAGATTTGATGTGAATAGAAAGTTGGCAATGCAGTCGATCAAAAATTACGCAGAAG AAAAAGGCCGATCGTTGTCACGAGCTTTTATCGTATTCGCTGGTTGTGAACCGTTAgaatttaaaaatctctttCCGTGGTGGGAGGAGAGCGAAGATATTACGCAACGTCAACTTGAAGCAGGTCACAAGCAAggcgaaaaacaaaaacttaatgTAGTTCTCTCACAGCTGGAAAA agACGAGTACACGTTAGCTGAGCTTACTGCTACTCCTCTACCGGAAGGTGTTGATCCAACTCGATTGGAACAATATCTGAATAAACCTGAATTCAAG